In a genomic window of Lepisosteus oculatus isolate fLepOcu1 chromosome 3, fLepOcu1.hap2, whole genome shotgun sequence:
- the ghra gene encoding growth hormone receptor a — protein MTMRLFIFCFVCGIGTLLAEEIPVTSEVPARGPHFTGCRSREQETFRCWWSPGSYQNLTEPGALRVFFQKRDKEWKEWKECPDYSSSTENECYFDKNYTSIWTSYCIQLRSRTQDVTYDEQCFTVEDIVYPDPPIGLNWTLLNVSLTGQHFDILIRWESPPSADVKSGWMSLVYEAQYRVVNVSEWIVMDIEKHTYQSIYGLKTNTEYEVRVRCRMPAFDNFGEFSDPITVYIPQIPTKESTFPVAFVFIFGAVGVAILLMLIVFSQQQRLMVIFLPPVPVPKIKGIDPELLKKGKLDELNSIFTNHHTYKPELYTEDLWVEFIELDIDEPGEKMERSSTHKLLDLAQLNNTNALSIKDDDSGRASCYDPELPDTEAVPFSLTQLEALGENAGLLESESHAAVPRLSPSNYSAPESSHPAALPAASRAEGRPVIQTQLSNQSWVNMDFYAQVSDITPAGGVLLSPGQQCKAEKASEKENPLKDKKCQFAMVPVSAYTSETDAKQIGAIPSRDEHERSREKGFAQESCSSAESQPVEPQGPCGAADSSVASPPCLSDYTLVQAVDSQQSLLLNPTVVPTGARPVPVGYFSPDLLGNITP, from the exons TTCCAGCCAGAGGCCCTCACTTCACTGGCTGCCGGTCCCGAGAACAGGAGACGTTCAGATGCTGGTGGAGCCCAGGGAGCTATCAGAACCTGACCGAGCCCGGCGCTCTGAGGGTCTTCTTCCAGAAGCGGGACAA AGAGTGGAAAGAGTGGAAGGAGTGCCCAGACTACAGCTCCTCTACAGAAAACGAATGTTACTTCGATAAAAACTACACGTCAATTTGGACCTCATACTGCATACAGCTCAGGTCACGCACCCAGGATGTCACATATGATGAGCAATGTTTCACGGTTGAAGACATAG TGTACCCCGACCCACCCATCGGCCTGAACTGGACATTACTGAACGTGAGCCTCACAGGGCAGCACTTCGACATCCTCATACGATGGGAGTCTCCTCCTTCAGCAGATGTGAAGAGTGGCTGGATGAGCCTTGTCTATGAGGCTCAGTACAGAGTCGTCAATGTTTCTGAATGGATAGTG ATGGATATTGAAAAGCACACTTACCAGTCTATTTATGGGTTAAAGACCAACACAGAATATGAGGTCAGAGTGAGGTGTAGAATGCCGGCGTTTGACAACTTTGGTGAATTCAGTGATCCTATAACTGTGTACATTCCTCAGATACCTACAAAAG agTCCACATTTCCAGTTGCTTTTGTCTTTATCTTTGGAGCAGTTGGAGTGGCAATTCTACTAATGCTCATAGTTTTCTCTCAACAGCAgag GCTAATGGTGATTTTTCTGCCACCTGTGCCAGTTCCAAAAATTAAAGGAATTGACCCAGAGCTTCTGAAG AAAGGCAAACTGGATGAACTGAACTCCATCTTCACCAACCACCACACCTACAAGCCCGAACTCTACACTGAAGACCTGTGGGTGGAGTTCATCGAGCTGGATATCGACGAGCCTGGAGAGAAGATGGAGCGCTCCAGCACTCACAAGCTCCTGGACCTGGCACAGCTCAACAACACCAATGCGCTGAGTATCAAGGACGATGACTCGGGACGTGCCAGCTGTTACGATCCAGAGCTCCCGGATACCGAAGCTGTACCCTTCAGCCTCACTCAGCTGGAAGCCCTGGGGGAGAACGCCGGCCTTCTCGAATCAGAAAGCCATGCTGCCGTTCCGCGTCTCTCCCCTTCTAATTATTCTGCTCCCGAATCCTCACATCCCGCTGCTCTGCCGGCAGCCAGCCGGGCAGAAGGCCGCCCTGTGATCCAGACACAACTGAGCAACCAGAGCTGGGTTAACATGGATTTCTACGCCCAGGTAAGTGACATTACGCCAGCTGGGGGTGTCTTGCTGTCGCCTGGCCAACAGTGCAAAGCAGAGAAGGCCTCAGAAAAGGAAAACCCCCTGAAAGATAAGAAGTGTCAATTTGCCATGGTCCCGGTCAGTGCCTACACCTCTGAGACTGATGCCAAACAAATAGGCGCCATCCCTTCCCGAGACGAACACGAGCGCAGCAGAGAGAAGGGCTTCGCCCAGGAGAGCTGTTCATCTGCCGAGAGTCAGCCGGTGGAGCCGCAGGGCCCCTGTGGGGCAGCAGACTCCTCAGTGGCCTCACCGCCTTGTCTCTCAGACTACACCTTGGTACAGGCTGTGGATTCGCAGCAGAGCCTTCTGTTAAACCCCACTGTGGTGCCCACTGGGGCACGCCCTGTGCCTGTCGGATACTTCAGCCCTGACCTTCTGGGAAACATCACACCCTGA